The genome window atgcatttaatgaccccacggcCTTCTACCAGAGTGTGGCAgaaactgacaccgagcgtggtgggagcagttggaggtgacaggccatgcatgCTCTTTAAATGCGACATTAGGCCTTTAACTGACTGACACCTCATCAATGGACCCCGGCGGGGGCCACTGACAGGGGGCTTTCTGAgttgtcggggaaccgagtgctcgggagtcactgttcacctccccgagcactctctcccgggcacgcttgtacggatcctcgggggccACTCTTTGCAGTCCCGAtcactctcttccggaacttccttcagcgggtcctcgggatacttgggtgcccaggggggcatcgctcgcggccccgggcacacttctcccggtacttagctttcctgatcgtcgagggactcgggtgctcgggggtcgccgtATACCTCCCAAAGCACTTTCTTTCTGGAatttagacttcgcagatcatcggggaacttgggtactcggggaccactaactgtggccccgagcgctctctcccgggacttaatcttttttacctcacgAAGGAGATTCCGCGGGatgacgccacgtggcggattgctggcctggcctcgggattcggggacccctggttcctgattcaccaacaGATACTCTGAATGTAAGCATGTCGGAATTCGAGTTGTATTTCACGTGTTCAAATTTTCTTTACCGAATTGGagatttgagttgaattttgatACCCGTATCCGTATCTGgtgacaatttttttaaacttcgTTTGAATTTGAAGTAAATCTTAATAATTCATGTCGCGGTCTCCCCTGTCCGAACGGTTCATTTATGTGTCAGCGCATGCTCCGGAATATCTTCTAGTGCCCACGCGGATGTGATACTGTGGATCGTTCAAACGGGTTGCGGAAATCTGACGTTCCCTCGTGGCCCTGCCACAGAAAGGGGCAGGGGACGCCCTGCCTGACACCGCGTTGGATAGGCAATGGCGCCACTGTTTGCATGTGGACTCCACGCTACTAGCCTTCGCTGACGGGCAATGGCGTCGCTGTTGGTCGCTGATTACGCCAGAGAATCGGACATTGCTCGGGTGGCTCGCCGAGTTCGGTGATGATTGTACTTCACTCTTCTTCTATAGATGTGGATTCGGCCTGAAATGGTCAAGATTGAAATCCACCAAAGTTTGCTTCTGCAAGGCTCATACATTGTTGATTATCTAGTGTCACATAGCTCACAGTGCGCTACAAGCAAATAACCCAATTTACAAAGACTACATGCATATGGAGATGGAATTTTTAGACCGCGTTGGACAAAAAGCACAGAAGCACCAGACAGCAACAAATGAACCGAAAAACAACAAAGGGACATTAGCTTGCAGTATCTCGGAAATTGCAAGATTGAGGACTCTGATGAAAGACGATTTCATTCTCTCATTCAAAAGGAGGGAAATAACATGGTGATTGCCGTATTCCAGCAATTCCTCAAAGTATTTGGAACAATCTTTCTGGCATAGAGAAATCATTTGACCATGTAAGATCGTAACGATTAGTATCTTGTTGTTCTTACTAATTGCTAGCTGCTACTCAAGAAAaactgtttaaaaaaaaaggaatacgGCAGAATGCACAAACGAACAGTCAAAGGAACTTCTGTTACACAACATGCAGTACAATTTAGCAAATGAACCTATAGCTCGTCTTTAGACTtgtctctcttctctttctGTAGCTTATCAAGAACTTGGTCCAGGGGTGGGTCTCCAGGTCTGCGGAAAATTTGATCACCAATCTTAAACTCATAGGCATCTGGCTGGTTCAAGATAAACTCTTTCAGCTGaaacaaaaatagaataaataaatcAGAATATCGAAAAGGGAATGTCAAGCCTAGCTGAATCCCACATAGTATGAGTCCTCAATTTCACATGCTATGCtctgaaaaagaaagattggCTATGACTGCAATCAGTTCTTGGCAGACCCCTTAACCCAGTTCTCTTCTTTCAGAGGCTAAAGAGTCCAGTTCTCACCACCAGCTTGAGTCATATATGTTACCTATTTGGTTTCGGTATTCACATATAACGATGACAATGTGGAGTCTTTGGCATTGAGCGATCACACTCAAATGTGATAGATACTGGTCTAGTCTAGCTATAAACACAATAGAACCATAGGATAAGTAGGCATGTGTAGACTTAACCACGGACTATGCATAGATTTAGCATGAACACTTAACAAGCTCATGATTTATGGCAATTGGAAGACTCTGATGAACCATAATTCATAACATTTAGATGAACTGGTCTCAATACGGTATTAGAGCAAAAAAAAGGTCTGAGTTGAGACCTAGCTGCTTAGCTAGTACTACAATTTAATGATAGAAAACAACGTCGAGGTATATTGCTCAACTTTGCCATACATCACTTAGCTTTTGGACTAGTGGAGCCTCAATGTGATCGGTAGAGTTGAACTATATTGCTCACATTTTCTCACAGACTTGATCTTTTGGGAGAATAGGTGAGATCAAGCCCAGCATTGTACAGCTCAAGAAAATGATCGATCCAAAGGAAGCAAGCAACTACCTCAAGAACCTCTCGCCCTCTCTCCATGGTGAACATGAGCGTTCCAAAGTCAACTGCGACGAATTTGGTCTCCACCGATCCGGTCCGCAGCACATTGCTCCACCTCGTCGCGACCCCCACCACATCCTCCTGAATAAAGAAGAAAGTCCGGAATTTCAACGCCACGGGCAAACGAAACCCAGCCAGCGCGGGAGGCGATCGAGGGATCCGCACCTGGGAGCGGGGGATGCCGGGGCGGAGCTTGACGAAGCCGAACGACGGTCCGGCGTGGCGGTGGAGGAGCTCGGCCTGGACGGCGGCCGGATCCATCCGCGACAGGTCCGGCGGCGGGTCGTCGCCGGCAGGGCCCCGACTCCGAGCGGAGCCCACGCCCCAGTGCCGCcagtcctcgtcctcctcgtcgtccaCCACGTCGCGCAGGTCGTCCGGGATGGACACACGCTTCGCGGCCAGCGCCGTGCCCGCGACCGCGCACAGGAGGACGGCGGCGAAGAATGCGACTCGCCACGCCACTCTCGCCATGTGAGGTGACGGTTCGGGCGCCCCAACGGCCCAAGCGTGGTTAACCAAACTACCACTGTCACAGGACGGCACGACGCCAACTCCTTGATCCAAGCCAGTATCGACATTGGTGTGCTGGGatccccctcccccacccccaAACCAGAGTTGCATGGAAACCATAATAATTTTGTATATAAAACTACTCCCTCTGTTTTTCAATACTTATCACTTTTGATCAAATATGTATATACTAAGACAAATTTTAAatgtgaaatgataaaaatgttcttaaaaactagctaaaataTTCTAGAATCTACGGTAAATAAGTGGATAAGAAATATTTTATAGGGATAAAATTGGAAACTGCATCTAAAAGAAATATATGAAGTGACaagtatttgaaaaaaaaaataaaatggtcAAAAATGAAAAACGGAGAAAGTATCAACTTCACTTTCTGATCTGCCCATTCCAAGAGAAAAGCACTTATTATTCTTGCTTACTACATCAGTTTTTAAATAGATATCATCTTAAAATACGTGCAGGCAAATTTTAAAACATTTAACcctaatatacacaaaactattagAATTTGACACATTTAAATGATAATAGTgaatttgtcatgaaaaatactttaatatcatctaatttttatcaatagTTAGTTATCAAAAATAATGATTAATCATGCTTATTGGAGACCATGTTAATATTCTAAACAAAACAAGTAAAAGAAAATAGAGGTAGTACTATTTACAAGCACATCCAATCGTATGAATTGGACGTTTATATTACTGCCATCATTGCAGAACTGATGCACTTAAGCGCTAATCTCCCAAACAAGAGACGAGACTATCTAAGTTTTCAGTCAATGCATGCAGATATAAAGTAGATTGCAGAGTCAGTCAATGTGTCAAGAAGCGACGGTGAACAGCCTGCACTAGCTAGGCACAGACACTGCAATTTGCTTCTGTTAAAAACTGCACAAAGCATTATACGTCGGGAAATTTAGTGCTGCCGGAAATCCAATTGATCAACTGAGGATGGAATTAACATTAGAGAACATGAAACTGCACTTTATTTACATGGCATTCAGACTTCACTGAGACATTCAGAAACTGTTTAGTTGCAGTTGCTGCAATATGTTTAGTTGCAGTTGCTGCAATAAACATTGTTTTCGAATTAGTCGGGGAAATACGTTCCAACTTGACTACGGGTCTGGTTTGCCCAGTATCTCCTCGTCACCGGAGtcgtcttcatcttcactcagcTCTTCGTCACTGGACCTGTCTTCTGGGATTACACCAGCATCCTCTGGTTTGGCATATTTTTCGCAGTATTCTGCAGAAACATAAGCAAGGGAAATTCAGCTTTCAAGTACCGAGGAAGAGAGCACAATCCAATAACATGAAAACGGCTAAGGAATACATCGAAACAAATCACTGTATATTTCATTTGAAAAATGATTGAGAGGAACAATATTCTAGTAGAGGAGGCGGCTACATGGTATCAACATAAGTTGTTAATTCAGGAATGCATTGGGACCGGGAAGAACTGGGAAAAAATTATGCACTTAACAGCTAAATACACAGTGCACATGGTGGCAAGTCAACGAAATTTCCCGACCATAGAATTCCTTGTGTAGATATGTTCATATTTTACAAGATTTTATGGACTTCTTGAGGATATAGAGGCCTTCCATGATCACACCAGTAAAACCTGCTTGTTTGCATTGTCCCATGATCCCATCAAAAAGATACAGGACATCCTGTGCCATCCCATCCTGTTACAGGGAAGTGCTCATGCAGGCAAATAAACAATATGAACTTACAGATACAAAATCAAATCAGACCACATGCATAGCTTAAAATATCTAAGTAATATCTAATAAAGCCTTAGGCATAAGAAGTGCTCtaatcaagaatatatattagaaCCTAACAGGTAATTTACGCATCTTTTTGAACTACTAATAGTTGTCTACACAATAGAGCAACTATAATAAACCAACATTATTCGGAAGCTCTTACCTAAAACCTGCCTGAAAGTGATCTTGAACATGTTTCTATTACTTAAGATTGGTTATCATCTAAATAAATGAATTTAAGTAAATTAAATGGATTAGTCAATATTGCAAAACTGTCATTTATACGAAGGAGATGAATTGCCTCTCATTCTACTAGTTTACAAGGAACAAGGGGAGTGCCATGAGAATTCAGTAGATAGCATCTCAACTATTAAACGGTTGTTAAGTACATTAAGTAAGCCAAGAAGgatgcaagataggtagaataAACATATAGTACACAAATTTGACCACCTTTCACTTTTTGTTCATAAGCAGCGCGATCACGCATCATCAGCGCAGCAGCATCTCCATTTAACGGATCAGAAGGATTTGGATATAGTAGCAGTTGCGGAAGGAAGACCTCAAACACATTGACAAGATCTGCAAAATATGGCACATAGGTTCAAAGCTGACATTGATATAACTACAATGCAAGGAACTCTATTGTACAGATTATACAACAGAGAAAATTAACTGGCTGTCTAAATAATGAAATGGAAAGATCAATATTTTACCAAACATTGGGCTCCATGTCTGGTTGATGACATCCAAACAGACCGAACCAGACCTACATTTTGCATTCATCTGAAATTGATTAGTAACTAGAATGTTCTTGTGGTCTGAATTGACAAAGCAAAACACTACTGAATATAGAAACACTTACATCTCGTCAACATTTGGGTGATATATCTTATTGATGAAACCAATTGATGGAGATTTGTAAGGATATGCATCTGGTAATTCTACTCTAACCTTCCATACACCTCCTTGATAAATGCCTATTAAATTCAGCAAAACATGGATCAGACAGTGCAGTTGCTCTTATTAAACTGGTATGGACAAGACCGAAGCTTATGTACAACAATGAAGTACTAAAAGTAACATAGAAATGCAAAAGCAGCTTAACAAATGGTTAAATTTGGGATCTGATCATAGTTGTTCTTGAGCTACAGCAGTGGAAGCTAAAGGCCATAATGATCAAGAAAAACTCCGAACTTTCTTTAACTTGCTCTTCGGTCCATGTAGATCAGAAATCAGAAGCTACGGGATAATCGGTCCAAGAAACAGAATCAAATCGTCTTTGTGAGAAACCATACTTTCGTTAGGCCCACGGAATTCAACAAAGAACTCCTGCATCCCATCATTCACCATCTCCACCTTGTAGTCGCTCATCATCCTGCAAGCATCAACAGTCACAGAAATCCGGATCAAGGAATCCCCATCAAAATCCCAAAGGAAAATCTCTGAAACACCCCAAGATCCTGACAGCTTCATGAGGTCCATCTCCCGGCGCTTGCTTGGAGAAGACATCTTGGGCAAAGACAAGAATTTGCCGCTCCTCTCCGCCTCTTCAGACGAGCTTTTGCAGATAAGAGGAAGAGATTAAGCAGCCTCTGTTGCTACCTCCTCTCTATTATTGATTTGTTTTTATTGCGATGGGCGAAGGGGAGAGCCGGAGAGGGGGACAGGCCAGGAGGTGAGTAAAGCACAGAGGAAAGGGACAACGAGAAGGGGGAAACGGAAAAGGAATACAGACCAGGGAGGGTGTTCGAGGAACAGAAGAAATTTAGCAGGTTAAGTAGATCGTTAGTGATGATCGCTGGATTTCACTCTTAGGTTAATCTCATGTGGAATTCAGTTGCCCACCAAGAGAAAGGAACTTCTTTCCGGGAGAGTGGAGTACGGGCCACGTTTTTTTATGCAACAGTTGCACATTTACCATATAAAGTCGTGTGGCATTAACGACCCGGCACAGCAACTTTCTTGTTTCTGTTTTCCCCCTTTTTCCATGCAAAATCCACAACTTGTGTGCAACGTCAGTATTTATTTTCAGCAataaaatttgcagattcgTGAACCCAAAACCTCGAAGTCGCTTCCCTCAAGTTTCCAGGAATTTATTACCTTTTTTCTCGATTTCTCATGGTTTTATGAGATATTCCGtacttatttgaattattttgcAAACTGCAAAATAGCTTTTGGGGCTTACCTGGAAGTTATGCAGATTGTAGAAGTATCCCCATAAAATCAAAACAAGCAGATGCCAGTTGGTATTGTTTTGGTTATATTTTGTtaagtttcacaaaactacatatatcATGTCAAACATCATAAAATTGCACATTTTTAAGACTACCACATATTTGATCATGCGTAGGAGGGTCTCAAATGCCAATTACACTGCCAGGGATTCATCGGCAGATTCCGAGAAGATGACTGAATTATTGGAATAGTTGGATATGTGGTTCTACAAAATGCAACTTGAAATGTACAGTTTTCTTATAGCTGTGCAGTTGTGTCAGAATACGTATAGTTATGTGTAACTTAGTCAAAGAAAATAGAAGACCACCAGATGTATATAATATCTACAAAAGTTGCAGTATTGTAAGATTTATCTACTCATATCAAATACAAAACTGAGATGGTGGAACTTCAGAACAAAAACTTAAATGCTAATAATGCCAAAATGTATCAATATTCAAGGTTCAAGGTCTCAAGGAGGACGAATAACAGCTAAGCTAACATTAAAGTTCAGGTTGATGGAGGAAGAAATAACAGAGCCAAACGAGTACATCACTATAGCAATTACATACACAAAGCATTAAAGCTCACCACCTCCGCTCTCCCCTGAAAGGGCATTGAGGGTTCAATCTAAATATTCTCCATTTCCAATAGAGACGCCCTTCTCCTCGAGGAAGGGAATTTAGAAAGGTAGGCTCAATGGACTCATCATCACTGTTGATGGAATCTGGAGTATGCCTGGTGAGCTCTTGGACAAGCCACTCGTGATAGTACTTCTACTCTTGCAAGGAAGGGCACGGCACAACTCATCCCAAAAATTATTCTTTGAAGAAGGCAATTTCGTTTCAATAATGGCAATGAACTTCGCTTCTTCTCCCTTTGTCCATGATATTGTTTCATTCTCACCCATGTTGTCGAATTCCATTTCATGAAATGCTGAACCAAGTATGCACTAAGTTCAATTCTTTCCTGCGCCACATGGAATTTTAACATGATCAAGGAACCTGGGAGTTGATACACACACTCATGTGGCCTGCTTATACCAATTGATCCAGCATTAAGGACCAGTGGTAGATCTTCTTTCTGTAGAGGTAAAACTGGTTTCCCCGTGTATATCAGTCTGTCTGGATCAACGGAGTCAGGATTGCGAGTCCACTCTGAAACTTCCGCTTGGCCTTTACCTGAACTTTTGCATCTGGCATTCCCTTGTAAtgtaatgaaaataaattagaCTGCTCCGAGAATGATTGGATCATCTGGTTGTGTTCTGACTTTATTCAGACATTTTTCTACCTGATAGCAGAGTAGCATTCAGGTGCCGGGAGAAATAGGGTGCGCCAAATGACCATATCGCAGTTTGATTCTCCAAGTACTGTGCAAACCAGGAAGCACACAGACACAACAGAACTGTTAGTTGGAAACTGCATAGTATGACTATGCAGCTAAGAGGATGCTTCTGGCATTTACAGTCTCCACGGACCATGCGGAACAGAAGGTCGAGGGGACTGAATGTGCGAGTGCACATCACATTTGAAGGATGAGAATTCTCTGCAACCTGCAAAAATGTCATGGACAGAGTAGTTGCACAAATTTTATTGACAGTTAACTCCAAAAGAGAAATGGTCCTGTTTTATTAATGTGCCAGTCGACTGTAAGTTAGTAGCATACTTAGCAACAAAATTTAAGTTAATGAGGAGTCTTGTAGGTTCATTAGATTTATATACTTTGATAATTCTGTATATATAAAGTGTGGCACATGTTTACATCTTGATAGGAATTTACCAGATTTAACATATAAGACGGGCAGAGATGAACTATCATCACAAACAATCGAATTAAACAGCAAATTTGTAATACAATGTAGTCctgtttaaaaaatatatacaaagatCATCAAGGATCATTTAGGTATTGAACTACAGAAAGAAGAATTGACTTACACAAATGCCTAAACAAGTGGCCTATCATATTAGATCCAGCAAGAGTAAACATAAACAACAATTCAACCTTGACTAAACAAGAAGAATTGCCTTACGCAAATGCATGAGCAGTTTATACTTGATCCATTACTTAGACTAGTTCAGCATGAAAGTGCACTGGATTGGCCAGATGGAAGCATTATGCACAGAAGAAGGACCCCACCTCTGAGAATTCCCTTGAAAATGATGACAAGAGATAAAAGCTCCCATGAGCGAAGCCTAGCCATGCCATTTATAGGCTACCAAAGAACAACACGGACCAGCAGTTATAATATAATAACAACACAAATGCAACCAGCGGTAATTTCAAAGACAAGCAATatatgaaagattttttttttaacataaagaGGAAGAGCAGCTCAAAAGCAAcgttcaacaacaacaaaggcttttagtcccaagcaagttggggtaggctagagatgaaacccacaagatccaattTGGGCTATGACGTCTTGTTATTTCCAATGGCTAAATGCTAATCACATATAACAGTACTTGAACATTCTTTGGCTTGTAAATTTGTTCAACCATCAATAAACATACATATGATTAGGAGGAGGCAACATATTAGAACAGCAAAAAATCAGAATAATTCAGACATCTCAGAACAAATAGTACAAATATTATTATCATGGTTAAATCTGTTCAACCATTGATAAGCATGCATATGATTAGGAGGAGGCAATATATCAGAACAGCAAAAATTTAGAACAATTCAAACCTCTCAGAACAAATAATGCAAATATTATTATCAAGGTAAATAATTACATTGTGATACTAATCTGCACAGGTTTGTCCAGATTCCATCTATGAAACATCTTAAAAGAACCGAGCAGCAAATCTGCAACTAATAGTGAAGCTTCATGAGTCTAAGTTGGGACTTAACGATGTCCTACAAGAAAGAATGTCGTGGAATGACTTACGATGTTGCCAATCCTTAGAAACCAACTAGTTTGCAAAGAAAAGTTGCTTCTGCTGCTGCCATCTTCTAAAACACATGGCATGGGCTAATATTCTACTTCAGCCACTCATATGAAACCGAAAAGTCCTCTTGCAAACAAGCGTGAatttctcctcctccccctgTTCACGGTTCTGGTGCTTCTCATTGGTGTCAAATAAAACCTCAGCATTCCATTGTCCAAATTCCCAGGAGATGTATAATGCACACTCCTGCTTCTGCCAATCTTGCATTCTTTATTCTTAAGCCAATCTGCACGGAAGTTCTGTGCATCCCCATTGGATGCAGCTTGTGAGCTTCTGATTGCGCATTGGCTTGCTCTGCTCAAACCATGTCCATTGCGACCAGACTGAATTTCGCCATTGATGTCTGCTGCCTCCGCATTTTTACCCCTCCGGATTTCCTTCCTCGACTCCGAGAGGGACCGCTCAAGAACATGCTCCCCTTTCCTCACAAATTCCTTGAGTGGACTCGTTATGCTGCGATCCCACACCCTGCTCCACCTGTTGGATCTCCGCCTTCTAACACCAGAGACAGTCATCTCCAGGCCGGTGTCATTGCAACTCCTTCCGCTGAAACGCCGCCCCTCGCTGCCCACATCAGCCGAGTGCCCCCCATTCCTGCTCTCTGCAACCACGACACGGGTCTCCCCAACCGCTTCTTCTGCATTGTTCTGCCTCGCCCTCCTCACCTCATCCGGGGGCTCCTCTAAGCAGGCAAATGAGCAAGGGAAGGCCCTGCCCACCATCGACCCGTCCCACGAGTGCCGGGGTGGCTCCAGGGAGCCTCTACTCGGCTCCCGGCACACCCTCCACTCGCACGAGCGCCGGAAGCTCGGCTTCCGCTCCACCTGCGCATCACCACCGCCGCCGTTCGGATCCACCGACGGCTCCTTCCAAGAGCCTCcgttcctcctccaccgcatcccTCTCCTCGGAAAAATCGACCTGAGCCACGAGCCGCCCTTCCACTTGCCCCCTCGATCTCCTCCTGCTCCAGAGTCCACCTCCAATTCCGCTACTGGGGGGCCTTTCCCTTTTGACGGATGTGCGACATCGCTGCCGCCGCTGGAGTCGTCGAGCTGGAAGAGCAGCATGAGCGTCTTCCGCAGCTTGCTCGGGTCCGCGCCCGAGCCCTCGCCGGGTTCCGCGGGGCCGACCTCGACGATCTCGGCCTCGGGGCGGTCGCGGACGGAGGAGAGGCGCTCCATGAGGCAGGAGGGGCAGATGCCGGTGAGGAGCT of Phragmites australis chromosome 3, lpPhrAust1.1, whole genome shotgun sequence contains these proteins:
- the LOC133910886 gene encoding uncharacterized protein LOC133910886; the encoded protein is MARVAWRVAFFAAVLLCAVAGTALAAKRVSIPDDLRDVVDDEEDEDWRHWGVGSARSRGPAGDDPPPDLSRMDPAAVQAELLHRHAGPSFGFVKLRPGIPRSQEDVVGVATRWSNVLRTGSVETKFVAVDFGTLMFTMERGREVLELKEFILNQPDAYEFKIGDQIFRRPGDPPLDQVLDKLQKEKRDKSKDEL
- the LOC133911595 gene encoding ubiquitin-conjugating enzyme E2 4-like isoform X2, whose protein sequence is MSSPSKRREMDLMKLMMSDYKVEMVNDGMQEFFVEFRGPNESIYQGGVWKVRVELPDAYPYKSPSIGFINKIYHPNVDEMSGSVCLDVINQTWSPMFDLVNVFEVFLPQLLLYPNPSDPLNGDAAALMMRDRAAYEQKVKEYCEKYAKPEDAGVIPEDRSSDEELSEDEDDSGDEEILGKPDP
- the LOC133911595 gene encoding ubiquitin-conjugating enzyme E2 5-like isoform X1 — translated: MSSPSKRREMDLMKLSGSWGVSEIFLWDFDGDSLIRISVTVDACRMMSDYKVEMVNDGMQEFFVEFRGPNESIYQGGVWKVRVELPDAYPYKSPSIGFINKIYHPNVDEMSGSVCLDVINQTWSPMFDLVNVFEVFLPQLLLYPNPSDPLNGDAAALMMRDRAAYEQKVKEYCEKYAKPEDAGVIPEDRSSDEELSEDEDDSGDEEILGKPDP
- the LOC133911593 gene encoding uncharacterized protein LOC133911593, yielding MEEDEQAQPEGETEEVEPPRCRRHPSQLLTGICPSCLMERLSSVRDRPEAEIVEVGPAEPGEGSGADPSKLRKTLMLLFQLDDSSGGSDVAHPSKGKGPPVAELEVDSGAGGDRGGKWKGGSWLRSIFPRRGMRWRRNGGSWKEPSVDPNGGGGDAQVERKPSFRRSCEWRVCREPSRGSLEPPRHSWDGSMVGRAFPCSFACLEEPPDEVRRARQNNAEEAVGETRVVVAESRNGGHSADVGSEGRRFSGRSCNDTGLEMTVSGVRRRRSNRWSRVWDRSITSPLKEFVRKGEHVLERSLSESRKEIRRGKNAEAADINGEIQSGRNGHGLSRASQCAIRSSQAASNGDAQNFRADWLKNKECKIGRSRSVHYTSPGNLDNGMLRFYLTPMRSTRTVNRGRRRNSRLFARGLFGFI